In the Profundibacter amoris genome, CCGCGGCTATTATGTGCGTCCGACGGTGTTTGCCGATGTGTCCAACGACATGACGATTGCCCAACAGGAAATCTTTGGCCCCGTGCTGTCGATCATCCCGTTCGACACCGAGGAACAGGCGCTGGAGATGGCCAATGACACGGTTTACGGGCTGACCAATTACGTCCAGACAACCGATCACGCCAAAGCCAACCGCGCAGCGCGGGTGTTACGCTCGGGCATGGTGGAAATCAACGGCACATCCCGCGGGGCCGGTGCGCCGTTCGGTGGCTACAAACAGTCCGGCAACGGGCGCGAAGGCGGCGTCTGGGGGCTGGATGATTTTCTGGAAGTGAAATCGGTCAGCGGCTGGGTGGAGTAAAGCGGGTTCAGCCGCACTCCCCATTCCGTTTGAATATTGGGAATAGTGGCGGGGTGAACCCCGCCCTACACCGCCAGCAACGGTTGGCGTCCGGGGTCACGCCTTCCTGACAATCACAGACCCCACCGAATACCCCGCGCCGAACGAGCAAATAATCCCGACATCCCCGCTCTGGAAATCATCCGAGTATTTGGAAAACGCAATGATCGACCCCGCCGAGGATGTATTGGCGTAATTCTGCAAAATATTCGGCTGCTCGCCGGCCTCGGGCACTCGTCCCAGCACCTTTTTGCCAATGAAATCATTCATCGCCTTGTTGGCCTGATGCAGCCACATCCGGCGCAGATCGGCGGGTGCTACCCCGTTGTCCTCCATATGCCCCAGCATATGTCTGGCGACTATCGGCAGCACCTCTTTGAACACCTTGCGCCCGTTCTGCATGAACTGCATATCGCGCCGGTCCTTCACCCCGTCGGGGCGGGAACGGCGCAAAAAGCCGTTGTTGTTGCGGATGTTGTTGGAAAACTGCGTCAGGCAGCGGGTGGAAATAATATCGAAATGCTCCGCCGCCGCATCCTCTTTGCGCTCGACCAGAGTGGCGGTGCAAACGTCGCCGAAAATGAAATGGCAATCACGGTCCCGCCATTCCAGATGCCCTGTGGTAATTTCCGGGTTCACCACCAGAATGGCCCGCGCCGATCCCGACCGGATCATATCCGCCGCCGCCTGTATCCCGAAGGTGGCCGAGGAACAGGCCACGTTCATATCAAAGCCGAAACCCTTGATCCCCAGCAGATCCTGAACCTCGATCGCGATCGCCGGATAGGGCCGTTCATGATTGGACGCCGCGACAATCACCGCATCCACATCGGCAGCGGTTTTTCCGGCTGATTTCAGCGCCTTGTTGCAGGCATCGACCGCCATTTCCGCCATAATCGACGGTTCGTCATCCGACCTTTGCCGCAATAGCGGGTGCATCACCTCGGGGTCCAGAATGCCGGATTTATCTACAGCATGGCGCCGGTGGATCCCGCTGGCAGCCACGATAAAATCAACGCTGGAATAGGCTTTGGCCTCGACCTCGCCGGCCTCGATGGCGGCTTTGTTTTCCTCGTTGAATAGGTCCACATAGGCATTGAACGCCTCAACCAGTTCTTCGTTTGTGATGATTTCAGACGGCGTAAAAACCCCCGTCCCCGAAATAACCGGCTGATGCATATCATTACTCCTGTGGTGCTTGTAAATAAGGCCTTGGCTACCCGAAAACGTCAACCCCTAGAACGGGCAATTCGCCTTGAAAGTCAGCCCCTTCCCGCCGTCCGGATGCCGGAGACGCAGGCTTTCGGCATGCAGCATCAGGCGCTCGGCCTTCCGCGCCTCGCCAGTGGCATAGAACGGATCACCCAGAATGGGATGCCCGATTTCCCGCATATGCACCCGCAACTGGTGGCTGCGGCCTGTCTGCGGAAACAGCCGCACCCGCGTGGCATTTTCCTCGTATTTCAGCACCCGCCAATCCGTCACTGCCTGCTTGCCGTTCTCGAAATCCACATGCTGCAAGGGGCGGTTCGGCCAATCGACAATCAGCGGCAGATCCACCGTGCCGGTCTTTTCCCCGACCCGCCCGAATACCCGCGCGATATAGGTCTTCTTCACCTGCCGCTTTTCAAACTGCAAGCCCAGATGCCGCTGCGCATGGCGCGTCAGCGCAAACACCATCACCCCCGATGTATCCCGATCCAGCCGATGCACCAGCAACGCCTCGGCAAACACTGCCTGCACCCGCGCAATCAGGCAATCCGCAAGGTGCTCTCCTTTACCCGGCACACTCAACAAACCGCTCGGCTTGTCCACCAGCAGTAATTCGTGGTCATGGTGCAAAATGGCCAGCGGCCCCTGCGGTGGATTATACACACTCCCTTGCATGCAAGCTTATACGCATAGCTTGCATTACTGTTCCACAAATATCCCCGCCGGAGGCATCAAAGTTTTACCCGCTCCGATTTCGGATCATACATCGGGCGCAAAGACGCCTCGGCCTTCACCCGCACCCCGGCAATGTCGATTTCATAGGACGACGCCAGAACATCCGCCGCACTTTCGCCTTTGCAGGGCACATACCCCAATCCAATGGCCGAACCCAGCGTATGACCATAGGCACCGGACGACAGATACCCGACAATTTCACCATCCCGCAGCACCGGTTCATTGTGATAAAGCAACGGCTCGGGGTCCGCCAATCTGAATTGCAGCAAACGGGCGTCCAGCCCGTTTTCCTTTTTCTTCAAAACCGCATCGCGTCCGATGAACGCGGGTTTGCCGGTTTTCACAGCAAAACCCAGACCCGCCTCAAGCACATGATCCTCGCAAGTGATGTCATGGCCAAAATGCCGAAACCCTTTTTCGATCCGGCAGCTGTCCATCATATGCATCCCGCACAGCTTTAGCCCCATATCCTGACCGGCATCAAACAGCACCTCGAACACATGAGCGGCCATATCGGCAGAAACATAAATCTCCCAACCCAGCTCGCCAACATAAGACACCCGATGCGCCCGCGCCAAGCCCATGCCGATTTCGATCTGCTGCATGGTGCCGAACGGATTGACCGCATTGGAGAAATCATTCGGCGAAACCTTTTGCATCAGCGCCCGTGCATTCGGTCCCATCACCGCCAGCACACCTTCACCGGCTGTCACATCGGTGATTACCACGTTAAAATCGCCCATATGTCGCTGCAACCATACTTGATCGGCCAGCCGCGTTGCAGACGGAGTCACCACCAGATAGGCCGTTTCCGACAGGCGCGTCACCGTCACGTCCGCCTCTATCCCGCCCCGGCTGTTCAGGAACTGCGTGTAGACAATCTTGCCCACCGGCACCGACATATCATTGCCGCATACATGGTTCAAAAACGCCTCGGCATCACGCCCTTCGACCCTGATCTTGCCAAAGGACGACATGTCATACATGCCGACATTCTCGCGCACCGCGCGATGCTCGACGGCAGCGTTTTCAAACCAGTTCTGCCGCTTCCACGAGTAGCGGTATTCGCGCTCCTGTCCCTCATTCGCAAACCAGTTGGCCCGCTCCCATCCGGCTGCTTCCCCCATTACCGCGCCCTGATCCAGCAAGTGTTGGTGAAAGGGCGACCGCCGCACACCCCGCGCGGTGGCCTTTTGCCGGTAAGGGAAATGATCGGCATAAAGCAAGCCCAAAGTTTCCTTCGAGCGTTCATACAAATACGTCTTGTTCCCCTGAAAGGGCTGCATCCGGCTGATATCGACATCACCCAGATCAAACGGCTTTTCACCATCCTGCATCCATTGTGCCAGCGCCATGCCGGCCCCGCCCGCCGACTGGATGCCGATCGAATTGAACCCGGCTGCCACCCAGTAATTCGCCAGTTCCGGCGCCAACCCCAGATGATAGGCGTCATCCGGCGTGAAACTTTCCGGCCCGTTGAAAAACGTGTGAATCCCCGCCTCGGCCAGAATGGGCATCCGGTTGATCGCCTTCTCGAGGATCGGCTGGAAGTGATCAAAATCCTCGGGCAGTTGATCGAATTCAAAATCCGCAGGGATGCCACCCATCCCCCAGGGTTTGGCATTCGGCTCGAACGCCCCAAGCAGGAACTTGCCCGCATCCTCTTTGTAATAGGCACATTCATCCGGTACCCGCAGCACCGGCAGTTGCTCCAGTCCCTTGATTGGTTCAGTGACAATATAGAAATGCTCGCACGCCTGCAGCGGTACATTCACCCCCGCCATACGGCCGACTTCGTGCCCCCACATACCGGCGCAATTCACCACATGGTCGGCGGCAATAAACCCCTGCTCCGCGTCTGTTTCCCAGTCCACACCGGTTGCACGCCCGCCTTTGGTGCGTATCCCCGCAACCCGTACCCGTTCCAGCACCTGCGCCCCGCGCATCCGCGCACCCTTGGCCAGCGCCAGCGCGATGTTGGCAGGATCACCCTGCCCGTCATCGCGGATGAACACCCCCGCCACCACATCGTCAATATTCAGATGCGAATAGCGTTCCTTCACCTCTTGCGCCGTGATTTCCTCGGCGGCAACGCCGAATGCCCGCGCCATGGCCGCGCCGCGAAACAGCTCTTCGCGCCGGTCCTCGGTCAGCGCAACCGAGATCGACCCGCAGGTGCGCAAGCCGGTTGCCACGCCGGTTTCTTCCTCAAGTGCGGCGTATAAATCACGGCTGTATTTCGCCAACTTGGTCATGTTGCTGGAGGACCGCAATTGCCCGATCAGACCCGCAGCATGCCAGGTTGTGCCGCTGGTCAGTTGCTTGCGCTCTAACAGAACCACATCCTGCCAACCCAGTTTCGCCAAATGATAGGCGACCGAACA is a window encoding:
- a CDS encoding beta-ketoacyl-ACP synthase III, which gives rise to MHQPVISGTGVFTPSEIITNEELVEAFNAYVDLFNEENKAAIEAGEVEAKAYSSVDFIVAASGIHRRHAVDKSGILDPEVMHPLLRQRSDDEPSIMAEMAVDACNKALKSAGKTAADVDAVIVAASNHERPYPAIAIEVQDLLGIKGFGFDMNVACSSATFGIQAAADMIRSGSARAILVVNPEITTGHLEWRDRDCHFIFGDVCTATLVERKEDAAAEHFDIISTRCLTQFSNNIRNNNGFLRRSRPDGVKDRRDMQFMQNGRKVFKEVLPIVARHMLGHMEDNGVAPADLRRMWLHQANKAMNDFIGKKVLGRVPEAGEQPNILQNYANTSSAGSIIAFSKYSDDFQSGDVGIICSFGAGYSVGSVIVRKA
- a CDS encoding RluA family pseudouridine synthase, whose amino-acid sequence is MQGSVYNPPQGPLAILHHDHELLLVDKPSGLLSVPGKGEHLADCLIARVQAVFAEALLVHRLDRDTSGVMVFALTRHAQRHLGLQFEKRQVKKTYIARVFGRVGEKTGTVDLPLIVDWPNRPLQHVDFENGKQAVTDWRVLKYEENATRVRLFPQTGRSHQLRVHMREIGHPILGDPFYATGEARKAERLMLHAESLRLRHPDGGKGLTFKANCPF
- a CDS encoding GcvT family protein produces the protein MNIPEKARVVIIGGGIIGCSVAYHLAKLGWQDVVLLERKQLTSGTTWHAAGLIGQLRSSSNMTKLAKYSRDLYAALEEETGVATGLRTCGSISVALTEDRREELFRGAAMARAFGVAAEEITAQEVKERYSHLNIDDVVAGVFIRDDGQGDPANIALALAKGARMRGAQVLERVRVAGIRTKGGRATGVDWETDAEQGFIAADHVVNCAGMWGHEVGRMAGVNVPLQACEHFYIVTEPIKGLEQLPVLRVPDECAYYKEDAGKFLLGAFEPNAKPWGMGGIPADFEFDQLPEDFDHFQPILEKAINRMPILAEAGIHTFFNGPESFTPDDAYHLGLAPELANYWVAAGFNSIGIQSAGGAGMALAQWMQDGEKPFDLGDVDISRMQPFQGNKTYLYERSKETLGLLYADHFPYRQKATARGVRRSPFHQHLLDQGAVMGEAAGWERANWFANEGQEREYRYSWKRQNWFENAAVEHRAVRENVGMYDMSSFGKIRVEGRDAEAFLNHVCGNDMSVPVGKIVYTQFLNSRGGIEADVTVTRLSETAYLVVTPSATRLADQVWLQRHMGDFNVVITDVTAGEGVLAVMGPNARALMQKVSPNDFSNAVNPFGTMQQIEIGMGLARAHRVSYVGELGWEIYVSADMAAHVFEVLFDAGQDMGLKLCGMHMMDSCRIEKGFRHFGHDITCEDHVLEAGLGFAVKTGKPAFIGRDAVLKKKENGLDARLLQFRLADPEPLLYHNEPVLRDGEIVGYLSSGAYGHTLGSAIGLGYVPCKGESAADVLASSYEIDIAGVRVKAEASLRPMYDPKSERVKL